Below is a genomic region from Actinoallomurus bryophytorum.
GTGCAGCAGCTTGGCGAGCTCGTCCGCGGTGACCGCGGTGCGCTCGAGCAGCGTGACCGGGGCGCTGCGGTGACTCAGCCCGACGACAAGGATGCTCATGAGCTCTCCTCCGCCGGAGGAGTGATCAGCGCACGGTTTCGCTCGCTGCGCTCACTCATGCCGCCACCACCTCGCCCAGAGACACTGAGCAGCCTTCGGGGGGCCGTGCTCTCTTGGCTGCTGACGTGCTCGTTCGGCTCATGGGCCTTCTACCGCCTCGAGGTACTCCTGCTCCACGCCGCTCGGGCCACCGGCCTTGCGCTGCTCGTGGAACGCGAGGATCTGTAGCTCGATCGACAGGTCGACCTTACGCACGTCGACACCGTCCGGCACGGAGAGTACGACTGGGGCGAAGTTGAGAATGCTCGTCACTCCCGACGCCACCACTCGGTCGCACACTGCCTGTGCCGCGGCCGCGGGTACGGCCAGAACGGCTATTGATATCCCATTATCCTTGATGACCGTTTCGAGATCGTCGATGTGCTCGACCGTGAGACCGGAGATCGGCTCACCGACGATGCCGGGCTCGGCGTCCAGGAGCGCCGCCATGCGGAATCCACGCGAGGCGAAGCCGCCGTATCCCGACAGCGCGCGTCCGAGGTTACCGATGCCGACGATGGCGACCGCCCAGTCCTGGGTCAGGCCGAGCTCGCGGGAGATCTGGTAGACGAGATACTCCACCTCGTACCCGACCCCGCGTGTGCCGTAGGAGCCCAGATGTGACAGGTCCTTGCGGAGCTTGGCGGAGTTGACTCCGGCGGCGGTGGCGAGCTCTTCGGAGGAGACGGTGGCGACGCCGCGTTCGGCCAGAACGTGCAGGGCACGGAGGTAGACCGGCAGCCGGGCCACGGTCGCCTCTGGGATGCCGCGGTTCCGGTCACCGAGCGTCGATCGACGTGTCACGGGCCTGCTTTTCAGGGGTTTCGACACGCGGCCGGTAACGTATGGTCCCTGGGCCACACGGCGAACCAACCGCCTGGACTCAATCCAGGTTAAGCCCTTGTGAACACACGCACAAAGTCGGGAACCCCGGCCGCGTGACCATCACCGGCCTCTTGGAGCCCGGATTCCCCTGCTCATGCGGGCCTCCGCAGACGCGCACATTTCTTTCAAGTCGTTCTCATCCGGACCGCGATGTGACCGAACAGACATCGACGGGCCGTTCCGCGGGCACCTGGACGTTGCGAAACGGCCTCCTCGGGCGTCCTGGTCAGGCGGTGAGGGCGGCACGCAGGCGTTTCTCGTCGACTCTCCAGAAGTCGTGCTGGACACCGTCGACGAACGTGACGGGAATCTGGTCCCAGTAGAGGCGGGTGTCCTCCTCGGACGCGGTGATGTCGCGCTCCTCCCACGTCACTCCGAGCTCACCGGCCACTCTGGTGACCACTTCGCGTGCGTCGTCGCACAGGTGGCAGCCCGGCTTGCCGAGCAGCAGGACGCGCGCCGTTTCGTCAGGCATGCGGCCAGCGTACGGGCTGTCCTGGCCCTGGCCCTGGTCCGTGGCCAGGCCCCGGTCCCGGCCCGTGCCCCGGTCCCGGTCCCGGTCCCGGTCCTTGACCGTGTCCAGGCCCCGGTCCGTGCCCCTGCGCCTGCGCCGGTCCGTCCGCCCGGGGGGCCTCAGGCTGTGCGATGTTCCCCGCACTGACCGTCAGCTCGATGACGTTGGTGCCGCTGACGTGCGCCCGTGCCTCGCGGGCGAACCGCTGGACGTGCGGCTGCCGGGTGTGCGCCTCGACGGAGTTCGCGTCACGGAACAGCTGGTAGAACAACCGCTGGTCGGGCGCGTTGTCCACGGTGTGGCAGGCGTAGACGAGCGTGCCGGGCTCGGCCTGGCGTACGGCGTGCGCGACCTCGGCCGCCAGCCGGTCGAAGGCGTCCCCGTGCCCGTCGAACAACGTGTAGATCATGATGCGGCCGTACTGGCCCATGAACGCCGGAAACTGTCCCATCGGCGGCTGGGCCGGGGGCGGCGCGAACGGCTGCCCTTCGCGCCCGTACGCCGGCCGGTCGTAGCCGCCCGTCTGCTGGGGGTTCTGCGGGCCGGTGTGCTGGGGACCCGTCTGCTGAGGACCCGGCTGCTGGGGACCGGGGTTCGGCCGCCGGGATTGCGGGCCGGGGTTGTACCGCCCGTCCTCGTCATATTGCTGCTTGCGAAAGCGCGACATGTCCTCGTACGGCTCCGGTTCTTCGTCGTCATGGTCGTGCGGCCGGCCCGACAGGAGCCGGGTGGCACCGAACCACACAAGGGTGGCGGCCCCGCCCAGCACCAGTGGCGCCAGAGGGCCGGGGAGAAGACTGCGCATCGCGGCGACCGTGAGCACTCCGGCGAGCGCGACCATGGCGAGAGTCACCATGGCATCGGACGCCTGCCGGTCACGCCTGTTGCCGCGCACCGCGGTGACGGCGACACACGAGACGAGCGAGACGACGGCGAAGATGTGCGCCCCGTCGAGCACCAGGCCGGGCAGCGACGAGTAGTGGCCGGTCACCTTCGGCAGGCTCTTGCCGAAGGTGCCGATGATCGGGTCGAGCAGGATGATGACGACGGCCACGATCACGTACGACACGGCGATGAGCCGCGCGGCGAAACGCGCCTGCACCGTACGGGCGATGAGTTCGACGACGCCCAGAGCCAGGGTCAGCGGTGCGATCAGCGAGCCGAACAGCTCCATGGAACGCAACAACGCCGGCCCGAAGCCCGCCGCGAAGCCGATCGTCATCGAGACGAGCGTGATCCCCAGAGCGAGAAGGGTGCCGCACCAGGCCAGCAGGTACATACGCCGGTCCGGAAGGGTGCGCGACAGCAGCAACCCGGCGCCTCCGAGGGCCGCGAGGGCTGCCAGAAGCGCCAGAGCGACGTTGACCATCGTCCCCCATGGTGCCCGATCGTTCGCCCGGACGGGTAACGAAGAGCCATGGCATAACCGCAAAGAGCAGATAAAGGGGTCTGTTTACCCTGACATCACCATTGCCAGCTTACTCACCAGTATCTAGCATGTTCCGACACGCCCTGTGACCGCGTCGTTCCCGAGGAGGACTGCATGCGCAGCCTTACCCTCGATCCCCCTGCCCTCATGGGCAACGCGACCACGCGACACCGGCCGGCCCCCCAGACCGCCCCGGCGCAGGGCGCGCGGCCCCAGACCTCCCAGCCCGCTGTGGTGCGGACCAGGTCCTCGCCCGCCGAGGCGCAGTCCGTACCGGCACAGGCCGACCCCGCCAGAGATGAGCTGCGCGACGTCGTCCTGCGCGCCCGCGACGGCGAGTCCGACGCCTTCGGTGTCCTCTATGACCGGTACGTCGACCTGATCTACAGGTTCGTCTACTACCGGGTCGGGACGCACGCGCTGGCCGAGGACCTGACCAGCGAGACGTTCCTGCGGGCGCTGCGGCGGATGAGCCTGTTCACCTGGCAGGGCAAGGACTTCGGCGCCTGGCTGGTCACCATCGCGCGCAACATCGTCCTCGACCACTTCAAGTCCAGCCGCTACCGCCTGGAGATCTGCACCGCGGAGATGCTGGAGACCGACCGATGGGAGGAGGGCCCCGAGGGAGCCGTGCTCGACTCCTTCACCCACCGGGCCCTGTTCTCGGCCGTACGCCAGCTCGGCTCCGAGCAGAGGGAATGCGTGGTGCTGCGCTTCCTGCACGGTCTGTCCGTGGCCGAGACCGCCGAGGTCATGGGCAAGAACACCGGCGCGATCAAGGCACTTCAGTACCGCGCGACCAGGTCGCTGGCCCGCATCTTCCCCGCCGAGATCCGCTGAGGCGACTCTCCGGAAACCTCCCGCCACGGCTCACGGCACCACAACGCCTGGTCGCCGAGCGGCATCACGCACCGGACCGGACCCGCGACGCGCCGCGTACGGACCTGCCCGATCGCGGCGGGCGATTGCTGGTTAGTCTCGTCAGCATGCGTCGACTGTGGCCATGGAGCGATGACGACGAGGTTGCCAACGAACTCGCGGGAGAGGCCGCCGCCGCCGCGGCCGCCGCCGAGGACGTGGTGCCGATCGTCCTGGACCCGAACGCCGCGGCGTTCTTCGACGTCGACAACACCCTGATCCGCGGCGCCTCGATCTACCATTTCGCCCGCGGCCTGGCCGCACGCAAGCTGTTCACCTTCCGCGACCTGGGGATGTTCGCCCTGGGCCAGGTCGCCTTCCGGCTGCGCGGCGCGGAGAACGCCGAGCACATCAGCACCGCGCGCGAGGCCGCCCTGGCATTCGTGGCGGGGCGCCGCGTCGAGGAGCTGGTCAGCCTCTGCGAGGAGATCTACGACGACAAGATGGCGGACCGCATCTGGCACGGCACCCGCGCGCTCGCCCTCAAGCACCTGGACGCCGGCCAGCAGGTGTGGCTGGTCACCGCGACCCCGGTCGAACTGGCCCGCATCATCTCCCACCGCCTCGGCCTGACCGGCGCGCTCGGCACGGTCGCCGAGACGGAGGACGGTGTGTACACCGGACGGCTGGTCGGCCATCTCCTGCACGGCCCGGCCAAGGCGGGCGCGGTCCGCGCCCTGGCGAGGAACGAGGGACTCGACCTGTCCCGCTGCGCCGCCTACAGCGACTCCTTCAACGACCTGCCGATGCTCACGACGGTCGGCCACCCGCACGCCGTGAACCCCGACGGCGACCTGCGCGACCACGCTCGCGAACACGACTGGCCGATCCACGACTTCCGCACCGGCCGCAAGGTGACGATGGTCGCCCTCCCCGCCGCCGCCGGCACCGGCGCCCTCGTCGGCGGCGTCGCCGCCGGAGTCGCCCTCCGCCGCCACCACCGCGGCCGCTGAGAGCGTTCCTCACCGAGGTGAGGGGACGCCCTCGCGACGCCGCGGTCAGCCCTGCGCGATGAGCCGCAGCATCCCCTCCGGATAACGCTCGCCGGAGACCGGCAGCTCCAGTTCGGCCCGCTCCGCCTCGGTCAGCTCGACGTCGACCGCCGCGAGGTTCTCCTCCAGCCGCGTCCGGCTCTTGGTCCCAGGGATCGGCACCAGGTCGTCGCCCTGGTGAAGAAGCCACGCCAGGGCCACCTGCGCCACCGTCGCGCCCTTACGCGAGGCCATCTCACCTACCTTCTCGGCCGCCTTCACGTTGACCTCGAAGTTGGCGCCCTGGAAACGCGGGTCGTTGCGCCGGTAGTCATCCTCGGAGTAGTCCTCCGCACGGCGGACGTCGCCGGTCAGGAACCCGCGCCCCAGCGGCGAGTACGGCACCAGGCCGATGCCCAGCTCGCGCAGGGTCGGCAGGATCTCCTGCTCCAGCCCGCGCTCCCACAGGGAGTACTCCGTCTGCAGCGCCGACACCGGGAACGTGGCGTGCGCCCGCCTGATGGAGTCGGCCGACGCCTCGGACAGGCCGAAGTAGCCCACCTTGCCGGCCGCGACCAGCTCGCCGACCGTGCCGGCGACGTCCTCGATCGGCACCTGCGGGTCGACCCGGTGCTGGTACAGCAGGTCCACGTGGTCGGTGCCGAGTCGCGTCAACTGCTGGTCGATCACCTCACGGATGTGGTCCGGGCGGCTGTTCGGGCCGATCCGCTCGCCCTCCGGGGTGTACTCCCAGCCGAACTTGGTGGCGATGACCACCTCGTCGCGACGGCCCTTCAGCGCCCGGCCGAGCAGCCTCTCGTTGGCCCACGGACCGTACGACTCGGCGGTGTCGAGGAAGTCACATCCCAGCTCGATCGCCCGGTGGATGGTGGCGACGGACTCGTCGTCGTCGGGCGTGCCGTACGCCCAGGACATGCCCATGCAGCCCAGGCCGAGTGCCGAGGTGCGCAGTCCCTGCTGTCCTAGTGCTCTCTTCTCCATGGACACCAGGCTGCACCTTCGAGTGCGCTCTAGGTCAAGCGGGCGAGCTCCCGTGGAGCGCGCTGCCGGCCAGCCACTGCGCCCACGACCGGGTCCAGAACTTCCAGTCGTCGGCGTACGGCTCGTCGGCGAACCTCCGCGTCGTGTGCGTCACGTCCACGATGTCACCACGCTGGGAGATGTCGTAGAAGTAGCGGGCGCCCGCCGGAGACGTGCGGACGCAGCCATGGCTGGCGTTCTGCCGGCCCAGGTAGTAGTACTCGCCGACGCTCTTGTGCACGTACTCGCCACCGACGGTGATCCGCACCGCCAGCTCGACCCGCTCCCCCTCGTAGTAGTCGCAGCCCGGCGAGCCCTTCTTGCAGGTCGCCGTCATGGTCACCACGGGCCGTTTCTCCCGGGTCAGGTGGATGCCGTTGGTCGTGATGGTGTCGGCCGTCGTGCCCGCACCCGTACTGATCTTGAACCTCTTCACGGTGCCGTCGTGATCGACCGTCATGTAGTGGGTCCTGGCGTTCGCCACCGTGACGTTCGAGGCGCCGATGGTGAAGGACCGGGTGACGTCGCGCACGCCGTAGGTGTCCTTGGCCGCTCGCACGCCGGTCAGGTGCGCGGTGAAGGCGATCTTCTGGTGCGGGTGCCAGTACTTCCTGGTGCGGTACACCACCCGGCGGTCGGAGATCCAGCTCCAGGCGCCCTCGTCCCCCTTGCCCGACGTGACCTCCAGCGCCTTCTCGACGTTCGCCCGGTCGGCCACCGGCCCGGTGAAGTCGACGATGACCGGCATTCCGACGCCGACCTTCTCTCCCGCGGCCGGCGTCACGCTCGCGATGCCGACCGTTCGTGGTGCCCTCTCCGTACGGAACGTGCTGCTGACCGTGCTGACCTTGCCTTTGGCGTTCTTCGCGGTGGCCGTCACCTTGTACGCGCTGCCGGGTTTCAGGGCCCAGGTCGTCTTCCAGGACGTACGGTCGGCGCTGAACCTGCCGATGGCGCCCGTGACGGCCTGCAGCGTCCCGCCCGACGCGGTCACCGTGACGCCCTGGTCGGGACGCACCTTCTGCCCGGACGCGCTGATCCGCACGGTCGCGTCCACCGCGCCGGTGCCGGCTCGTGAAACGGCCTGACCATTTGAGCAGCCCGCCACCAGGGCGAACACGACGGCCACGGCCGGATATCTGATCTTCAAGGACGTTCTCCAGGTCGTGCGACGGGCTGGGCGGACAGTCGCGCCACCCAGTAGATGACCTCTTCGGGCCGGCCGTGTCCGCGGGTGAGGACGTCGCGGAGTCCCAGGTAGCGGTAGGTCCGGGGATCGAGGATCAGCTCGAGCCGCGAGTCGTCGCTCGTGGCGATGTACAGGACGACGCCGTGGCGGCCTGCGGCGTCCTGCGCGTCCGGTAGCACCCCGACGCCGGGCAGCCGGGACAGCGCACCGTAGAGCGCGGCCTGCACGCGTGGTGTGACGGGGTAGGAGTCGAGGAGCCCGGTGACGAAATCGAACACCGCCGTGTCACGTGGCACGCCGAGGATCCCGGCGGCGTACTCCGTCACGCGGCCCTTCGGCTCGGGCTTCGCCCGGATGCGGTCCACCTCCGCGTAGATCCGGGCGAGCGCCGCAGCCGGGTCTTCGGGCATGCCGGCCAGCACGGTGCCGTGTACCGCGAGGGGCAGCCGGCTCGCCGGCGATCGCCTGCCGTCCATGCGGATCCAGGACTCGACGACGCGCCGTTCGGGCCTGCTCCCGGTGTCGCGCCGCATGGTCCGTACGTAGATCCACTGATGCGGGCCCATCGTCACCAGCGGTTCGCTTCGCGCCACCGTCTCGGCACGCTGGGCGAGCCGGAGCGCCGGGCTGCCGGCCGGTGCGGTGCCGCGGTCCCGGTCCCGGTCCGGCACCGCCGAGAGTCCGGCCACGAGCGCCACGGCGGCGGTCGCGACCGCCGCGAGGCGCAACACGACCCGGCGACCGCCCGGCGCGCGCCCCGTCGCGTTCATGGCAGCGAGCAGCCGCTCCTGACCGGAGTCGAGCACGCCCGGCCGGGGCGCCGCGATGCGCTCGTACCTGCGCTCGATCAGCTCAAGCTCGTCCACCGCGCACCTCCAGCGTCGCGCGCATCTTCTTCCGGGCACGGAACAGGCGTGACGAGACGGTTCCGACGGATATCCCCAGTGCCTGCGCGACCTCCTCGTAGGCGAAACCGCTCCCCGCGACCAGGACGAGCACGTCGCGCTCCCCCTGGTTGAGGCGGGCCATTCCGGCCGCGAGGTCGCCACGCATGCTCTCGGCGGAGAGCCGGTCGATCACCGGCTCCATCGGCTCGATCGACGGGTCCATGCCGGTCCGCACGATGGCGCGGTAGAAACGGATCTCGGAGCGGCGCTGGCGGCCGATGAGGTTGGTGGCGATCCCGTAGAGCCAGGGTCGTACGCCGGCGCGCTCGGGGTCGTATCGCCCGCGGTACCGGAACGCCTGCAGAAAGGTCTCGGCCATCAGGTCGTCGGCCATGTCCGGGCCGAGACGACCGGCGACGTAGCGGTGGATCTCGCCGGCGTACCGCTGGTACAGCGTCGTGAACCGCTCGGGGTCGGTAAGGGAGGCGGTGATGACCTCGGCGTCGGGGAACGCCTCGGTGATCACCACTGACTCGTGTTCGTCATGGAGCTCTTCTGCGAGGAGGGGTGCGTCCTCTTCTGGTTGCCCGAACAGAGGTCCCTTGTTCCCAGATTTTTTGCCGGCCCTGAGCATCGGGATGCGCTCACCCGCGCGCGGCGTCTCCGAGCGCGCTTCGGATCAGGCGCGGAAGAAGGCCGGACCGCGCCGGCGGAGCACGTCGTAGAGCATGTTCTGGATCGTCTCGCGTACCTGGTCGGTCAGGTTGAAGACGGTCATGTGGTCCTCGGCCTGCGCCGGGTCGTACTCATCGGTGCGGATCGGCTCCCCGAAGGCGATGAGCCACTTGGACGGCAGCGGCAACAGGCCGAGCAGCCCCAAGTGCGGCCAGGTGGGGGTCACCGGGAAGTACGGCAGGCCGAGCAGCCGGGCCAGCGGCTTGAGGTCGGCGATCTTCGGATAGATCTCCTCGGCCCCGACGATCGCGCACGGGATGATCGGCACCTGGGCGCGCAGCGCGGTCGCCACGAACCCGCCGCGGCCGAACCGCTGGAGCTTGTAGCGCTCGCTGAACGGCTTGCCCACGCCCTTGAACCCCTCGGGGAAGACCCCGACCAGCTGGTCCTTGGCCAGCAGCCGCGAGGCGTCGGCCTGGCAGGCGAGCGTGTGCCCGCTCTTGCGGGCCAGGTGGGCCAGCACCGGGATCTGGTAGACGAGGTCGGCGCCGAGCAGCCGCAGGTTGCGGTGCGCGGGGTGGTGGTCGTGCAGACCGACCTGCAGCATCACGCCGTCGATCGGCAGTGTGCCCGAATGGTTGCCGACGATCAGCGCGGGTCCGGTGTCCGGTACGTGGTCCAGCCCGATCATCTCGGCGCGGAACCAGCGCTCGTAGAGCGGCCGCAGTGCCGGCAGCAGAACACCCTCGTTGAGCTCGGGGTCGAAACCGAACTCGTCGACCTCGTACTCCCCGCTCAGCCGGCGGCGGAGGAACCGCAGGACGGATGCGACCTTGTCGTCGAAACCGCTCTGTTCTTGGGCGAGACGATCCGCGGCGTCGGTGTTAAGGGGGATTACCTGCGCTTCTGGCCGCATTTCCGGTCTCGCCTCCTCCGCGGGGTCGTGGTTCACCTCTTGCCCCCTATGGCACTGGTCAATCGATCAAAAAGGCTGATGGGCAGACCCTGACCGAGACCTTGCGAATCGACGAAATCGGCAAAGGCTTCGTCCGAGCTGTATTTCGGACGCCAGGAGAGCTCCCCGGCCAACTGCTCGGTGTCGAGCACCCGGCCGTACGTCAGCCAGCGGAGCAACTCGGGTGAGAAACCCTTCAGCCCACCGAACCTGCGGCCGAAGTCGCCCAGCGTCTGCACGGCGGGCGCCGGGAGACGGAGGATCGGCCGGCCGGCGCGTCGCAGTGCCTGCGAAAGGAGCACGACGCCGTCGCCGGCCACGTTGAACGTGCCGGGGTGGTCCTCGGTCGCCATGCGGCGCAGCACCTCGACCCCGTCGTCCTCGTGGATGAACTGAAGCCTCGGGTCGAACCCGAGCACCGTCGCCGCCACCGGCATGTGGAAGTACCGGCTGAGCGGTGAGTCGACGTGCGGTCCGAGGAAGTTCGCGAAGCGCAGCACGGAAACGGTCAGGTCGGAGCGCCGCCGGGCGAGGCCGCGGACGTACCCCTCGACCTCGACCGCGTCCTTGGCGTAGCCGGACGACGGCGGCAGCACCGGCTCGTCGGTCTCGCTGAAGACGGCCGGATCGTGCCCCGACGAGCCGTAGACCGCCGCGGACGAGCGGACCACGACCTTGCGCATCGCCGCCGACCGCTGGCAGGCGGCAAGCAGCTGCATCGTGCCGATGACGTTGAGTTCTTTCGTCTTCATCCGCGCTGCGGACGTCATCGTCACGAGGTTGAGGTGCACGACCGTGTCGACCTCGGCCGCGTTAATGATCTTGGCGATACTCGGCGTGCGGATGTCGATACGAACGAACTCCGTACGCCCAAGCGGCATCGTTGGCGCGACGGTATCCACGCCGATGACCCGTTCGATGCTGGGATCGGCCTGGAGAGTGTCCGCGACCCGTGCCCCTAGAAAACGCGAAACGCCGGTGACCAGGACCACCCGGGCCGTACCTGAGGTGCGTGATCCGCTCGCCGAGGGACGCATGGTTGACACAATGCCCCACAGCCCTTACGGCTACCTCAACTCGACGTTACTTCTTGTTACGGCGCTGCACCCGGGTCTTCTTCAGCAGCTTGCGGTGCTTCTTCTTGGCCATGCGCTTACGACGCTTCTTGATGACAGAGCCCACGAAACCCTCACTAGGTGATCGGCAGGAGACAGGCGATCAGCACCCTTGGCGGGCACAGCCCGAAGCCCAAGGGTACCGCCGCCAGAACGCCCGTCGTTCGCGGGCTCGGCAACCCCCGTTGCGGTTGGAGGTCAACCCGCTTCGATGAACGCGTCTCGCAGATAGTCGTGGACAGCCTGCTCCGGTACGCGGAACGAACGTCCCACGCGTATTGCCGGTAGTTCTCCTGAGTGAACGAGGCGGTATACGGTCATCTTGGACACCCGCATCACCGCAGCCACCTCGGCCACAGTCAGGAACCTGACCTCGCTGAGAGGTCGCTCGCCTGAGCTCATCGGACGCCCTCTTCCACACGCCGCGCGTCAGACCTTTGCGGTGACTTTGATCACGGCCGTGTACTTTCTCCAGCGTAAATCGTGAATCTGTAGTCGCAAGAGGGGAGTTCAATCAATCAGGCCCGAACGTGCCAAAAGATACACAGTAAGCGGCGTGTAGTAGTGCGGCGGCACGTTGTCGTCCAGTGGTACGACGACATGGACCTTGCCCTCTGCCTCCCCCGCGAACAGCGCCGGATCATTGCAGTCGGCGAACCCGACCGTTGCGACCCCCGCCTGTCCGGCGGCGCCCGCCCAACCATGGTCCGCTATGGCCAGATCCGGCCATACACCTGAGTTTACTCTGACTTCTTCCAGTATCGCTCGCATCGGGTGTGGGTCGTGTGTATGGTGCAGCGCTCCATCCCCAGAAAGCACGGCCACATCGTCGATGTAGCGAATCTGCCGGGTCCGCGATCCCTGCGGCGTGTCGACCTCGTACGACCATCCTGCCGCCGGTGTGATCACCCGGCAGCCGCGTTCGCGCAGTTCGCGGGCGACCGCCAGGTAGACCGGCAGCAGGCCCGAGGGGTGCCCGGTCGCGAGCAGCACGGTCTCCCGGCCCGCCGCCGCCTCGCCGATCCGCTCGCCCATCGCGTCCAGCGCGTCGATCGTCAGGTCCGGGTCGATCGTGTCGTCGCCGTAGACGTGGGACGTGTCCGGGTCGATCCCGCACTTCTTGACCATCAGCGCGAAGATGTCCTCGAAGGTCCACTCACGCTCCAGCTCCAGGCCGAACTGGTAGTACGGACGGCCCGCCGCCATCCGCCGGAAGTGCAGGAGGTTGACCTGCCGCGGCGTCGCCACCTCGCCGGCGATGAGCGTGCGTACGAGCTGGTCGCGCAGCTCCGTTCGCGTGGGTACCGGGGTCATTGCATCGGGTCCAGGCCGTGCTCCGGGAACACCGCCTTGCGCGTCGCCAGAACCGCCCGATCCACCGGATTCGCCGGGTCGTACCCGCTCGCCCACGTCCATACCTCCACGCTCGCTCCGTCACCCGAAAGGTCGCTCATGCGCTCCGGCGCCCGCGCTCCGGTACGTTCGCGCACGTAGTCACGCCAGGTCTGTGGAGTGAGCGTCTCCGGTGCGATCGGCCGCTCCGACGCCTCGGCCAGCAGATGGGTCCACGCTCGTGGCACCACCTGGACCAGCTCGTACCCACCGCCGCCGACGAGGACCCAGCGGCCGCCGGCCGTCTCGTGGGCCAGCCGGTGCAGCGCCTGGTACGCGGCGCGCTGCCCGTCCACGCTCAGCCTCAGGTGGGCGAGGGGGTCCAGCTCGTGGCTGTCACAGCCCTGCTGCGTCACCAGCACCTCCGGCGCGAACGCCCGCAGCAGCGGCGGGACGACCGCGTCGAAGGCACGCAGCCAGTGCCTGTCGTCGGTACCCGGCGGCAGCGCCACGTTGACCGACGTACCCAGAGCGGAACCCGCTCCGGTCTCCTGCGGCAGGCCGGTGCCGGGAAACAGCGTCCGCGGCGTCTCGTGCAGGCTGATCGTGAGCACCCGTGGGTCGTCGTAGAAGGCCGCCTGGACGCCGTCGCCGTGGTGGACGTCCACGTCGACGTACGCGACCTTGCGCGCGCCCTGTTCGAGCAGCCAGGCGATCGCGATGGCCGGGTCGTTGTAGACGCAGAACCCCGACGCGGCGTCCCGCATGGCGTGGTGCAGTCCGCCGGCGATGTTGGCGGCGTGTGCCGTTGTACCGCTCCAAACCGCGCGCGCGGCGGCCACCGTCGCGCCCGCGACCAGCGCCGACGCGTCGTGCATGCCCGGGAAGACCGGATTGTCGGCCAGGCCGATGCCCCGTGCCGGGTCGGCCCGCTCGGCGCGTACGGCGTCGATGTAGGCGGGGTCGTGGACGAGCCGCAGCAGGGCGTCGTCGGCCGGCTCGAACTCCTCGAGTGACACCCCGGGAGTGTCGAAGACCCCGAGGTCGCGGGCGAGCGCCATCGTGAGGTCGACGCGTACGGGGTTCATCGGGTGCTCGAGGCCGAAGTCGTACGACGTCAGGCGCTCGTCCCAGAAGACCTGGAGCGAGGCTGTCGTGCCGGCCGGATCGATCTGCTCGCTCCGTTCGTCCATGTTGGTCACGGTACCGGTAGGCTCCGCGGCCATGGGGCTGGAGATGCGTACCACCTGCGAGCGCTGCGACACGCCGCTGTTCGCCAATGGCCTGGCGTACATCTGCAGTTACGAATGCACGTTCTGCGCGTCGTGCACCCGGCAGCTGTCCCACAAGTGCCCCAACTGCGACGGCGAGCTGGCCCGCCGCCCGACACGCGTCTGACGGTCCGGCTCGGCGGTTCTCCGGGCGAGCGTCGCACGGGAGCTCGGGCTACACGGCCCCCGGGTCCGTGCGCAGGATGCCGTACGTCACGCCGTCGCGCCAGGCGCCGTCCCGCCAGCCGAACCCGCGCATGACGCCCTCGCGGCTGAACCCGGCCTTCTCCAGCGCCCGGCATTCCGCGACGTTGCCCACCTCGGTGTCGGCCTCGATCCGGTGCACCGTCGTGTGCGCGAACAGGTAGCGGCTCAGCAGCCGGTGCGCCTCCGTGCCGTACCCGTGACCGCGCGTCTCCGGCAGCAT
It encodes:
- a CDS encoding aldo/keto reductase encodes the protein MEKRALGQQGLRTSALGLGCMGMSWAYGTPDDDESVATIHRAIELGCDFLDTAESYGPWANERLLGRALKGRRDEVVIATKFGWEYTPEGERIGPNSRPDHIREVIDQQLTRLGTDHVDLLYQHRVDPQVPIEDVAGTVGELVAAGKVGYFGLSEASADSIRRAHATFPVSALQTEYSLWERGLEQEILPTLRELGIGLVPYSPLGRGFLTGDVRRAEDYSEDDYRRNDPRFQGANFEVNVKAAEKVGEMASRKGATVAQVALAWLLHQGDDLVPIPGTKSRTRLEENLAAVDVELTEAERAELELPVSGERYPEGMLRLIAQG
- a CDS encoding HAD family hydrolase — protein: MRRLWPWSDDDEVANELAGEAAAAAAAAEDVVPIVLDPNAAAFFDVDNTLIRGASIYHFARGLAARKLFTFRDLGMFALGQVAFRLRGAENAEHISTAREAALAFVAGRRVEELVSLCEEIYDDKMADRIWHGTRALALKHLDAGQQVWLVTATPVELARIISHRLGLTGALGTVAETEDGVYTGRLVGHLLHGPAKAGAVRALARNEGLDLSRCAAYSDSFNDLPMLTTVGHPHAVNPDGDLRDHAREHDWPIHDFRTGRKVTMVALPAAAGTGALVGGVAAGVALRRHHRGR
- a CDS encoding L,D-transpeptidase, which gives rise to MKIRYPAVAVVFALVAGCSNGQAVSRAGTGAVDATVRISASGQKVRPDQGVTVTASGGTLQAVTGAIGRFSADRTSWKTTWALKPGSAYKVTATAKNAKGKVSTVSSTFRTERAPRTVGIASVTPAAGEKVGVGMPVIVDFTGPVADRANVEKALEVTSGKGDEGAWSWISDRRVVYRTRKYWHPHQKIAFTAHLTGVRAAKDTYGVRDVTRSFTIGASNVTVANARTHYMTVDHDGTVKRFKISTGAGTTADTITTNGIHLTREKRPVVTMTATCKKGSPGCDYYEGERVELAVRITVGGEYVHKSVGEYYYLGRQNASHGCVRTSPAGARYFYDISQRGDIVDVTHTTRRFADEPYADDWKFWTRSWAQWLAGSALHGSSPA
- a CDS encoding glutaredoxin family protein, whose translation is MPDETARVLLLGKPGCHLCDDAREVVTRVAGELGVTWEERDITASEEDTRLYWDQIPVTFVDGVQHDFWRVDEKRLRAALTA
- a CDS encoding redox-sensing transcriptional repressor Rex, which translates into the protein MTRRSTLGDRNRGIPEATVARLPVYLRALHVLAERGVATVSSEELATAAGVNSAKLRKDLSHLGSYGTRGVGYEVEYLVYQISRELGLTQDWAVAIVGIGNLGRALSGYGGFASRGFRMAALLDAEPGIVGEPISGLTVEHIDDLETVIKDNGISIAVLAVPAAAAQAVCDRVVASGVTSILNFAPVVLSVPDGVDVRKVDLSIELQILAFHEQRKAGGPSGVEQEYLEAVEGP
- a CDS encoding putative quinol monooxygenase, which encodes MVNVALALLAALAALGGAGLLLSRTLPDRRMYLLAWCGTLLALGITLVSMTIGFAAGFGPALLRSMELFGSLIAPLTLALGVVELIARTVQARFAARLIAVSYVIVAVVIILLDPIIGTFGKSLPKVTGHYSSLPGLVLDGAHIFAVVSLVSCVAVTAVRGNRRDRQASDAMVTLAMVALAGVLTVAAMRSLLPGPLAPLVLGGAATLVWFGATRLLSGRPHDHDDEEPEPYEDMSRFRKQQYDEDGRYNPGPQSRRPNPGPQQPGPQQTGPQHTGPQNPQQTGGYDRPAYGREGQPFAPPPAQPPMGQFPAFMGQYGRIMIYTLFDGHGDAFDRLAAEVAHAVRQAEPGTLVYACHTVDNAPDQRLFYQLFRDANSVEAHTRQPHVQRFAREARAHVSGTNVIELTVSAGNIAQPEAPRADGPAQAQGHGPGPGHGQGPGPGPGPGHGPGPGPGHGPGPGPGQPVRWPHA
- a CDS encoding sigma-70 family RNA polymerase sigma factor; translated protein: MRSLTLDPPALMGNATTRHRPAPQTAPAQGARPQTSQPAVVRTRSSPAEAQSVPAQADPARDELRDVVLRARDGESDAFGVLYDRYVDLIYRFVYYRVGTHALAEDLTSETFLRALRRMSLFTWQGKDFGAWLVTIARNIVLDHFKSSRYRLEICTAEMLETDRWEEGPEGAVLDSFTHRALFSAVRQLGSEQRECVVLRFLHGLSVAETAEVMGKNTGAIKALQYRATRSLARIFPAEIR